From Drosophila nasuta strain 15112-1781.00 chromosome X, ASM2355853v1, whole genome shotgun sequence, one genomic window encodes:
- the LOC132795766 gene encoding NADH-ubiquinone oxidoreductase 75 kDa subunit, mitochondrial — translation MIRAPLVKALGALGSPTHQIASRAVRTSAVVAQTPAKAPEKIEVFVDDIPVKVLPGTTVLQAAAEIGVEIPRFCYHERLAVAGNCRMCLVEVEKSPKPVAACAMPVMKGWRIKTNSDLTRKAREGVMEFLLMNHPLDCPICDQGGECDLQDQAMAFGSDRSRFTDINYTGKRAVEDKDIGPLVKTVMTRCIHCTRCVRFASEIAGVDDLGTTGRGNDMQIGTYVEKLFLTELSGNVIDLCPVGALTNKPYSFVARPWEIRKVSSIDVLDAVGSNIVVSTRTNEVLRILPRENEDVNEEWLADKSRFACDGLKRQRLIAPMVRMPNGELQSVEWEGALIAVAKAVKNANGQVAGVAGQLADVEAMVALKDLVNRLGGENLVTEQDFIKGSGIDVRSSYLLNSTIAGLETADAVLLVGTNPRYEAPLINTRLRKAYVHNELQIASIGPNIDLSYQHENLGADASLIKDVCSGSHAFSKVLEGAKKPAIIIGADLLARPDGAAIHATISEYCQKLKKPDWNAFNVLHNSASQVGAFDVGYQPGLQRALQGQPKVLFLLNADSGKLTRDQLPKDCFVVYIGSHGDNGASIADAVLPGAAYTEKQSIYVNTEGRAQQTLPGVSPPGMAREDWKILRALSEIVGKPLAYDTLDELRSRLDDIAPHLTRLGELVPASNSDASAQTTPNKSISGGAIDVKLKELRDYFMTDAISRASPTMAKCISAVNKQQRQNEEAKQSAAI, via the exons ATGATACGTGCACCGCTAGTGAAGGCGCTGGGCGCACTCGGCTCACCCACACACCAAATAGCCAGCCGAGCAGTGCGCACCAGCGCCGTTGTGGCTCAAACACCGGCCAAGGCGCCTGAGAAAATCGAAGTGTTTGTCGATGATATTCCCGTCAAGGTTTTGCCCGGCACCACAGTGCTGCAG GCTGCTGCTGAAATTGGCGTGGAAATCCCACGTTTCTGCTATCACGAGCGTTTGGCCGTCGCCGGCAATTGTCGTATGTGCCTCGTCGAGGTGGAGAAGTCGCCCAAGCCTGTCGCCGCTTGCGCTATGCCCGTGATGAAGGGTTGGCGTATCAAGACCAATTCCGACTTGACACGCAAGGCACGCGAGGGTGTTATGGAGTTCCTGCTCATGAATCATCCTCTCGATTGCCCCATTTGTGATCAGGGCGGCGAATGCGATCTGCAGGATCAGGCCATGGCCTTTGGATCAGATCGTTCGCGTTTCACCGACATCAACTACACGGGCAAGCG TGCTGTGGAGGATAAGGACATTGGACCCCTGGTGAAGACCGTGATGACACGTTGCATTCACTGCACCCGCTGTGTACGCTTCGCATCCGAAATTGCTGGCGTCGATGATCTGGGCACCACGGGACGCGGCAATGATATGCAAATTGGCACCTATGTGGAGAAACTGTTCCTCACCGAGCTGTCGGGCAATGTGATTGATTTGTGCCCCGTCGGCGCGTTGACCAACAAACCCTACAGCTTTGTGGCACGTCCCTGGGAGATTCGCAAAGTGAGCAGCATCGATGTGCTCGATGCCGTTGGCAGCAACATTGTGGTCAGCACACGCACCAACGAAGTGTTGCGCATTCTGCCCCGTGAGAACGAAGACGTCAACGAGGAATGGTTGGCTGACAAGTCGCGCTTTGCCTGCGACGGTCTGAAGCGTCAGCGTCTCATTGCACCCATGGTCCGCATGCCAAATGGTGAGCTGCAGTCTGTGGAATGGGAAGGTGCACTCATTGCGGTGGCCAAGGCGGTGAAGAATGCCAACGGACAGGTTGCTGGTGTTGCCGGTCAACTGGCCGATGTGGAAGCCATGGTGGCTCTCAAGGATCTAGTTAATCGTTTGGGCGGCGAGAATCTGGTGACCGAGCAGGACTTCATCAAGGGCAGTGGCATCGATGTGCGTTCCAGCTATCTGCTCAACAGCACCATTGCTG GTCTGGAGACAGCTGATGCTGTGCTGCTGGTGGGCACCAATCCACGTTATGAGGCGCCGCTGATCAATACCCGCCTGCGCAAGGCCTATGTGCACAATGAGCTGCAGATTGCATCGATTGGTCCCAACATTGATTTGTCATATCAGCATGAGAACTTGGGTGCCGATGCCAGCCTCATCAAGGATGTGTGCAGCGGTTCGCATGCCTTCTCCAAGGTGCTGGAGGGTGCCAAGAAACCGGCCATTATCATTGGCGCCGATCTGCTGGCGCGTCCCGATGGCGCTGCCATTCATGCCACCATCTCCGAGTACTGTCAGAAGCTGAAGAAGCCC GATTGGAATGCCTTCAATGTGTTGCATAACAGTGCCTCTCAGGTGGGCGCCTTCGATGTGGGCTACCAGCCGGGTTTGCAGCGTGCGTTGCAAGGACAGCCAAAGGTGCTGTTCCTGCTGAATGCCGATTCTGGTAAATTGACCCGCGATCAGTTGCCCAAGGACTGTTTTGTTGTGTACATTGGCTCGCATGGTGACAATGGTGCTTCAATCGCTGATGCCGTGCTACCTGGCGCTGCGTACACCGAGAAGCAGTCGATCTATGTGAACACAGAGGGCCGCGCACAGCAGACTTTGCCAGGTGTCTCGCCACCAGGCATGGCACGCGAGGACTGGAAGATATTGCGCGCTCTGTCCGAGATTGTGGGCAAACCACTGGCCTATGACACACTCGATGAGCTGCGTTCGCGTCTCGACGATATTGCGCCACATTTGACGCGTCTCGGCGAGTTGGTGCCTGCAAGCAACAGCGATGCGAGCGCACAGACAACACCC AACAAATCCATCAGCGGCGGTGCCATCGATGTGAAGCTCAAGGAGCTGCGCGACTACTTCATGACCGATGCCATTTCACGCGCCTCGCCCACCATGGCCAAGTGCATATCGGCGGTcaacaagcagcagcgacagaATGAGGAGGCCAAGCAGAGCGCAGCGATTTAA